A genomic region of Runella rosea contains the following coding sequences:
- the trpA gene encoding tryptophan synthase subunit alpha produces the protein MNRIVSLFQHHPSHNLNVYFTAGFPKLEDTRRILKSLQDAGADLVEIGMPYSDPVADGETIQISNQQALENGMSVKKLFDQLRNMREEITLPVLLMGYINPVLQFGVENFCQQCAEVGVDGLILPDMPVDEYLETYKPIFDQYGILNIFLITPQTSDKRIRQIDENSAGFIYMVSSASVTGSQTGVTHDMEAYFARVNAMNLRNPRLIGFGIKDHETFVTACQHAAGAIIGSAFIRVVQQNENLEEAITTYVSSVKQGL, from the coding sequence ATGAATCGCATCGTCTCTCTTTTTCAACACCATCCGAGCCATAATCTTAACGTTTATTTTACGGCAGGTTTTCCCAAATTGGAAGATACTCGCCGCATTTTAAAGTCACTTCAAGACGCAGGGGCCGACCTCGTCGAAATCGGAATGCCCTATTCTGACCCCGTTGCCGACGGTGAAACCATCCAAATCAGTAACCAGCAAGCGCTGGAAAATGGGATGAGTGTCAAAAAGTTGTTTGACCAACTTCGTAATATGCGCGAAGAGATAACATTGCCTGTATTACTGATGGGGTATATCAACCCAGTGCTTCAGTTTGGGGTGGAGAATTTCTGCCAGCAGTGCGCTGAGGTTGGGGTGGATGGACTGATTTTGCCCGATATGCCAGTGGACGAATACCTCGAAACGTACAAGCCTATTTTTGATCAATATGGTATATTAAATATATTCCTAATTACGCCTCAAACGTCGGACAAACGAATTCGTCAGATTGACGAGAACAGCGCAGGGTTTATTTATATGGTTTCATCGGCGAGCGTAACAGGCTCTCAAACGGGCGTTACGCACGACATGGAAGCGTATTTTGCCAGGGTGAACGCCATGAATTTGCGTAATCCTCGTTTGATTGGCTTTGGTATCAAAGACCACGAAACCTTCGTAACCGCCTGTCAGCACGCCGCTGGTGCGATTATCGGGAGTGCTTTTATTCGGGTTGTTCAACAAAATGAAAACTTAGAGGAAGCAATCACTACCTATGTTTCAAGTGTAAAGCAAGGTTTGTAA
- a CDS encoding peptide deformylase, which produces MKTLADLLLLGDPRLYETCSPILPEEKPLVKSWVADLHNVMQEVRAKYGFGRAIAAPQLGIMKRLIYMNIDQPVVFINPELTHLSDEMFELWDDCMSFPNLLVKVKRHKSLTIKYLDGDWQPCEWIMDDSSLSELLQHEYDHLDGVLCTMRAIDDKSFRWR; this is translated from the coding sequence ATGAAAACTTTAGCCGATTTACTTTTATTGGGTGATCCTCGTTTGTACGAAACCTGTTCGCCGATTTTACCCGAAGAAAAACCCTTGGTAAAAAGCTGGGTGGCCGATTTACACAATGTGATGCAAGAGGTACGTGCCAAATACGGTTTTGGTCGGGCCATTGCTGCGCCGCAATTGGGCATCATGAAACGCCTGATTTACATGAATATCGACCAACCTGTGGTTTTTATAAATCCTGAATTGACCCATCTCAGCGATGAGATGTTTGAATTGTGGGACGATTGTATGAGCTTTCCCAACTTGTTGGTCAAAGTGAAACGCCATAAGTCGCTTACCATAAAGTACTTGGATGGAGATTGGCAGCCCTGTGAATGGATAATGGACGATAGCAGTCTGTCTGAATTGTTACAACATGAATATGATCACCTCGATGGTGTTTTGTGCACCATGCGGGCCATTGATGATAAATCGTTTCGGTGGCGGTAG
- a CDS encoding LolA family protein, whose amino-acid sequence MKKLVVMVALLASTALTVMAQSAEEILDKSIQARGGAEKLNSLKSLRMEGTVSVMGMEIPTKSVIVHRRGMRNEMEAMGQSIIMAIDGEKGWMINPMAGPEPTPLPEEQLKASVSQLDLSGITNYKSSGTTTEFLGKETLDGTEVYKVKMVSKDGSSMTHSIDTKNFNIIKTAIKVNVGGQDVEVETKMSNYKVFDGISFPTTTEITNPQAGVIMTTITKVEINPTIDESVFVMPKK is encoded by the coding sequence ATGAAAAAACTAGTTGTGATGGTTGCGCTACTCGCAAGTACCGCGTTGACAGTGATGGCCCAAAGCGCCGAAGAGATTCTGGATAAGTCAATTCAGGCGAGGGGAGGAGCCGAAAAACTCAATAGCCTCAAATCTCTTCGCATGGAAGGGACCGTCAGTGTGATGGGTATGGAAATCCCGACAAAATCCGTCATTGTGCATAGACGTGGAATGCGAAATGAAATGGAAGCCATGGGGCAGTCTATCATCATGGCAATAGACGGAGAAAAGGGCTGGATGATAAATCCAATGGCTGGTCCAGAGCCCACACCTTTGCCCGAAGAACAATTGAAGGCGTCGGTAAGCCAACTTGATTTGTCGGGAATTACTAACTACAAATCATCAGGTACTACAACTGAGTTTTTAGGGAAAGAAACCCTTGATGGAACGGAAGTATATAAAGTAAAGATGGTTTCGAAAGATGGGTCGAGCATGACGCACTCCATTGACACCAAAAACTTCAACATCATCAAAACGGCCATTAAAGTCAATGTTGGCGGACAGGATGTAGAAGTAGAAACCAAAATGTCGAACTATAAAGTATTTGACGGGATTTCATTCCCTACAACCACGGAAATCACCAATCCTCAGGCGGGTGTTATCATGACCACTATTACAAAAGTGGAAATAAACCCAACCATTGACGAAAGTGTGTTTGTGATGCCTAAAAAATAA
- a CDS encoding T9SS type A sorting domain-containing protein: MEGSAHSICYLFPKSALVSDLTPEYEYFKAYPNPAYELLTVEIGMKLPAHISLKMINSEGEMIRTLADELFPPGRHFFETTLNSVPSGTYLIRYEKQDKVLVRRVVVK, translated from the coding sequence GTGGAGGGAAGTGCTCATTCTATATGCTATTTATTTCCTAAATCAGCTTTAGTTTCAGATCTTACCCCTGAATACGAGTACTTTAAAGCCTATCCCAATCCTGCTTACGAATTGCTCACTGTTGAAATCGGCATGAAATTACCCGCCCATATCAGCCTCAAAATGATTAACTCTGAAGGGGAAATGATACGAACACTTGCCGATGAACTTTTTCCTCCAGGAAGACATTTTTTTGAAACTACCCTCAACAGCGTCCCCTCAGGTACGTACCTGATTCGTTACGAAAAACAAGATAAGGTATTGGTCAGAAGAGTGGTGGTCAAATAG
- a CDS encoding START-like domain-containing protein, giving the protein MQKFKYSNEYELRASPKMLFPYISSASGLSEWFCDKVNTKPDHNFDFIWDKESHIAEQSSLRLNKSVKFEFLNTSENNRDNNYIEFKIDVSDLTGSTYLRITDYSANADVEELKDLWDGLIESLKEIVGS; this is encoded by the coding sequence ATGCAAAAGTTCAAATACTCGAATGAATATGAACTAAGGGCTTCGCCAAAGATGCTTTTCCCTTACATAAGTTCCGCCTCAGGTCTTTCGGAATGGTTTTGTGATAAAGTCAATACCAAGCCTGACCATAACTTTGATTTTATCTGGGACAAAGAGAGTCATATTGCCGAACAAAGTTCGCTGCGTCTCAACAAAAGTGTCAAGTTTGAGTTCTTAAATACGAGCGAAAACAATCGGGATAACAATTATATTGAATTTAAAATTGACGTGAGTGACTTGACTGGCTCAACGTATTTAAGGATTACGGACTACTCCGCCAACGCCGATGTGGAAGAACTAAAAGACCTTTGGGACGGTTTAATAGAGAGTCTCAAGGAAATTGTGGGAAGTTGA